DNA from Krasilnikovia cinnamomea:
ATCCGCCACTGGTCGTTGATCCGGATGCTGTGCTGGCCCTTTCGATCGCCACTGAGCGCCTCCAGCCGGTTGCCCGGCGGAACACGAAGGTCGACGAGGGTAACCGCAGCATCGAGGAGCACGAGTTTCCTCAGCGCAGTCCGAAGAACCCGGGAGTCGAGAGACCGCACATGCTCACGTCGCCACAGCCGCTCGGTCTCCCGGTTCCCGAAGGATCGGATCACCGGCTAAGTATAACGCGGCACGTCAATAACGTCACACGTTAAATCGGAACTCGACTACGT
Protein-coding regions in this window:
- a CDS encoding type II toxin-antitoxin system RelE/ParE family toxin, coding for MIRSFGNRETERLWRREHVRSLDSRVLRTALRKLVLLDAAVTLVDLRVPPGNRLEALSGDRKGQHSIRINDQWRICFVWTETGPEDVEIVDYH